The following nucleotide sequence is from Blastocatellia bacterium.
CATTCGGGATGGTTCCGTTGATAGCGCGAGAGCACGCGCATGGAGGATTGAACCTTCGCGCGGACGATCCGACGAGCCAGTTCGCTAGCGAAGGCTTCATCGTGAGCGCGCTCGTATTGCTTCCATCGCAGCGGGATGTTCTTCGACTCTAAGGCGACCAAGCGACCTTTGAGACGCCCGTGCCAAGAGAGGAACGTCGTGTCAATCCCATGACGCAGCAGCGCCGTGAGCGCGCCCGTCGTCAAATGGACGTGACCGAAGACGATCACGCGCTCGATCTTCATCAAGGGGACTTCCGCGATCGCCGCATTGTCGCGGTAGAGGATCAAGCGTTCGCCGTTCTGCCGGACGAGGAGGCCTTGCTCCATGAGATACAGGGAAGTCATCGCTCATTTGGCTCATTTGGGAGCCGGCGCGAGGACCTGACCGAGGCCCTCGCACCGGTGATTCAGGCTACGGCTTCAGGCGCAGCGTTTCTCAAAAGTGTCCTCGAGGACGAGGGGCACTTCGAAGATGAACGGGCGCTTCGCGCGGCGCTTGGGCTTCTTCTTGATCTCGGCGATGGCGCGCTTGTTGCGATAGGCGGTGATCAAACGACCATCGGCCACAATGAGCGTCGTCCCCTCTAATCGCTCCAATTCCCGCTCTAGCCCGCGTGGAATCTGGCGTCGCCCGAAGAAGTAGAAGATCACCCCGGTGCGGTGGAGCCGACGCCCCAGCCGCAGCACCAGATGCACATCTCCGAGCGAGATCCCGCGCTGGGCCAACCGCTGGGCCGCATGGCGCGAGATCCGTACCTTCAAGCTCTGTTTCGCACTCATCATGGGACCTATTGTAGGCGGGGACGTCAGTTTGGGGAAGAGGGGGGGATCTTGCTGCAAGATTTCCAGCGCGCGGGTTCGTCGCCTTGCGCGCGATCGCGCCGTCGCGAGTGAATCGGCAGCGAACGCCGTCTCGATCGCCGCCCATCGAGCGAGCGTTTTCAACGAAGCGCTCCAGTCCGCTCAGGGGAGCTTATGCGGAGATCGAGACCATCTTTCGGTCGGGCATCTTCGCCGCGCGAGTTTGGGAGAGATCGAGTCGGATTCATCCAAAGTCCGCTTTCGGCTCCGCCCAAAGACGGATCGCTCACCAGGCTCGCTCTTCGCGCGAAGAAGCTTGACGGCGCTCGCTGCGTTCGCTCACAGCCGACTTCGGATCGCATTTGGGCGGACTCGATACGGCCGTACTTCGATGAGCGTTCGCTTCCAACTCGTCCCGAAGCGTGGCGCGATCGTCGGCGACCCCACGCTCGATGAGGAAGGGCGCGCTCCTTTCTCCTCGCGTGAGCCGTTCGCCCCACGGATGGGGGAAAACATTTCCTTGACATCGCCGCATGCTTCTATTATCGTGTTGCAACTGTGGTAGCATTCGGATGTACGCCGAAGACATTGCTGGTACGGCAAGAAGCAATACGCACGGAGGTGATGGAGTATGATGAAGCGACGACGAATCGTAAAGCTAGCGCTTACGGCAAGCGTAGCGGGATCGTTGCTTGTGCCCGCGTTGGTGTACACGCAAGTGACAGGGCAGGTATTGAATCCGCGGCTGCGGCAGTCGTATCCGAGCTTGTCGGCGGCGGTGGCGGCGGCGGCGGCAAATGACACGTTGCTGGTGAGCGGGACGTTGAGCGGGACGAATGCGATTTTGGATTCGGCCACGGATACTCTCCCGGCGGGGTTGAAGATCGTAGCTGGGCGGGGCTTGCGGGGCACGCTGC
It contains:
- a CDS encoding DUF4258 domain-containing protein — protein: MSAKQSLKVRISRHAAQRLAQRGISLGDVHLVLRLGRRLHRTGVIFYFFGRRQIPRGLERELERLEGTTLIVADGRLITAYRNKRAIAEIKKKPKRRAKRPFIFEVPLVLEDTFEKRCA